A region of Rhodamnia argentea isolate NSW1041297 chromosome 9, ASM2092103v1, whole genome shotgun sequence DNA encodes the following proteins:
- the LOC115752936 gene encoding CBL-interacting serine/threonine-protein kinase 12-like, with protein sequence MADTGNAPRTAAGAGTAAARKDSQQPLLLGRYEVGKLLGHGTFAKVYYARNVESGEGVAIKVIDKEKILKGGLIAHIKREISILRRVRHPNIVQLFEVMATKAKIYFVMELVRGGELFNKVAKGRLKEEVARKYFQQLISAVSFCHARGVYHRDLKPENLLLDENGNLKVSDFGLSAVSDQIRQDGLFHTFCGTPAYVAPEVLARKGYDAAKVDIWSCGVILFVLMAGYLPFHDQNVMAMYKKIYKGEFRCPRWFSTELSKLLTRLLDTNPESRITIPEVMENRWFKKGFKHIKFYIEDDKLCNVDDGEDDVGSSSDQSLSESDSEVEMRRKVTTLPRPASLNAFDIISFSRGFDLSGLFEDGGDETRFVSGAPVSKIISKLEEIAKLVSFTVRKKDCRVSLEGSREGVKGPLTIAAEIFELTPSLVVVEVKKKGGDKGEYDDFCNRELKPGLQNLMKEEAAAAAAASSSSSYLPSDNE encoded by the coding sequence ATGGCCGACACCGGCAACGCCCCCAGGACCGCCGCCGGTGCCGGCACTGCCGCGGCCAGGAAAGACAGCCAGCAGCCCCTCCTCCTCGGCCGCTACGAGGTCGGCAAGCTCCTCGGCCACGGCACCTTCGCCAAGGTCTACTACGCCCGCAACGTCGAGTCCGGCGAGGGCGTCGCCATCAAGGTCATCGACAAGGAGAAGATCCTCAAGGGCGGCCTCATCGCCCACATCAAGCGCGAGATCTCCATCCTCCGCCGCGTCCGCCACCCCAACATCGTCCAGCTCTTCGAGGTCATGGCCACCAAGGCCAAGATCTACTTCGTCATGGAGCTCGTCCGCGGCGGCGAGCTCTTCAACAAGGTCGCCAAGGGCCGCCTCAAGGAGGAGGTCGCGCGTAAGTATTTCCAGCAATTGATCTCTGCCGTTTCCTTCTGTCATGCGAGGGGCGTTTATCATCGGGATTTGAAGCCCGAGAATTTGCTCCTTGACGAGAATGGCAATCTCAAAGTCTCGGATTTCGGGTTGAGCGCGGTCTCCGACCAAATTAGGCAGGACGGTTTGTTTCATACGTTTTGTGGAACCCCTGCGTATGTCGCCCCTGAGGTTTTAGCTAGGAAAGGCTACGATGCCGCTAAGGTTGATATTTGGTCTTGTGGTGTGATTTTGTTTGTCCTGATGGCCGGTTATTTGCCCTTCCATGATCAGAACGTCATGGCAATGTATAAGAAGATTTATAAGGGCGAGTTTCGTTGTCCAAGGTGGTTCTCGACCGAGCTTTCTAAGCTGCTCACTAGGCTCTTGGATACAAACCCGGAGTCCCGGATCACGATTCCAGAGGTAATGGAGAATAGGTGGTTCAAAAAAGGGTTTAAGCATATCAAGTTCTACATCGAGGACGATAAGCTCTGCAATGTGGATGACGGGGAGGATGATGTGGGTTCCTCGTCGGACCAGTCCTTGTCCGAGTCAGATAGCGAAGTCGAGATGCGGAGGAAAGTCACAACGTTGCCAAGACCCGCGAGCTTGAACGCGTTCGATATCATATCATTTTCTAGGGGTTTCGATTTGTCAGGGTTGTTCGAGGATGGGGGAGATGAGACGAGGTTTGTGTCGGGAGCTCCGGTTTCGAAGATTATCTCGAAATTGGAGGAGATTGCAAAGTTGGTCAGCTTCACTGTGAGGAAGAAGGACTGCAGGGTGAGCTTGGAGGGGTCGAGGGAGGGAGTGAAGGGGCCGTTAACAATTGCCGCTGAGATATTTGAGTTGACACCGTCTTTGGTGGTAGTGGAAGTTAAGAAGAAAGGAGGTGACAAAGGAGAGTATGATGACTTCTGTAATAGGGAATTGAAACCCGGATTGCAGAATTTGATGAAGGAAGAggcggcggcagcagcagcagcatcatcttcttcttcgtatTTGCCATCTGATAATGAatag
- the LOC115752953 gene encoding protein DOG1-like 3, producing the protein MATSDGLPSDQQRSRCCFLEWMRLQESDLAELLEALSLRDDPGDRHRRQLIGRNIEHFEEYIGKRRSLSQEDVAGFFAPAWNTAIENSMMWLAGCRPSIFVRLVYVLCGAEVEASLSEFVEGARMGNLGELTASQLAGINALQIDPTMHLTKHIYCMQGRTIGEEEKLTSRMASLQEKIADQPIVAIARRTNQGVEPGSEADAALDECEREMLAIMGDADRLRLNTLKEMVGALTPPQAVDFLVASKKLHLCIHEWGKRRNHKHGRD; encoded by the exons ATGGCAACCAGCGACGGCCTCCCTTCAGACCAACAACGTTCCCGTTGCTGCTTCCTCGAGTGGATGAGGCTCCAGGAGTCCGACCTCGCCGAGCTTCTCgaggctctctctctccgcgACGACCCCGGAGACCGCCACCGGAGGCAGCTCATCGGGAGGAACATTGAGCACTTTGAGGAGTACATCGGGAAGCGGCGCAGCCTGTCCCAGGAGGACGTGGCAGGGTTCTTCGCCCCGGCATGGAACACTGCCATAGAGAACTCGATGATGTGGCTCGCCGGCTGCCGGCCTTCCATTTTCGTGCGGCTCGTGTACGTGCTGTGCGGGGCCGAGGTGGAGGCCAGCCTGAGCGAGTTCGTTGAAGGGGCGAGGATGGGGAATCTGGGGGAGCTCACGGCGAGTCAGCTCGCCGGGATCAATGCTTTGCAG ATTGATCCCACCATGCATCTCACCAAGCATATATACTGCATGCAGGGTAGGACAATCGGAGAAGAGGAGAAGCTGACGAGCCGGATGGCGAGCCTGCAGGAGAAGATCGCCGACCAGCCGATCGTGGCGATTGCGAGGAGGACGAACCAGGGGGTGGAGCCGGGCTCGGAAGCCGATGCGGCGCTCGATGAGTGCGAGAGGGAGATGCTGGCGATCATGGGGGATGCTGACAGGCTGAGGCTCAACACCCTCAAGGAGATGGTCGGGGCGCTCACACCGCCGCAGGCAGTCGACTTCCTTGTGGCGAGCAAGAAGCTCCACCTCTGCATCCACGAGTGGGGCAAGCGGAGGAACCACAAGCACGGCAGGGACTAG